The Thalassotalea sp. HSM 43 genome window below encodes:
- the bioC gene encoding malonyl-ACP O-methyltransferase BioC, with product MPDKVKNSKIARSFGKSSNSYDSSARLQRYSGQQILSFLPEEEQLTVVDLGSGTGFFSHIMVQKFDAVFAVDLSEDMLEFARQHRDERIRWFHADMHHLPFDDHSVDVVYSNLAVQWSSNFAALLEEVHRVLKPGGRFIFTTLLDGTLNELKQAWSVVDCDKHVNDFKSLEHIESDINNSCFSVNSLVQHPLRLDYHSVKHLACELKGLGANHVADKSRKGLSGRHAWLNMVNAYEAICVDNSSIVATYQLCLAHLTKPLTSKA from the coding sequence ATGCCTGACAAAGTAAAAAATTCAAAAATCGCTCGTTCGTTTGGTAAATCGAGTAATTCTTACGATAGTTCTGCGCGATTACAGCGTTACAGTGGCCAACAAATCTTGTCTTTTCTGCCGGAAGAAGAGCAATTAACTGTTGTTGATTTAGGCTCAGGTACAGGCTTCTTTAGCCATATAATGGTGCAGAAATTTGACGCGGTTTTCGCCGTTGATTTATCGGAAGACATGTTAGAGTTCGCGCGCCAACATCGCGATGAACGTATACGTTGGTTTCATGCTGATATGCACCATTTGCCATTTGATGATCACAGCGTCGATGTGGTTTACTCAAATTTAGCGGTGCAATGGAGCAGCAATTTTGCGGCGTTGCTTGAAGAAGTGCATAGGGTACTTAAGCCTGGTGGCCGATTTATTTTTACCACCTTGCTTGATGGTACCTTGAATGAACTTAAACAAGCCTGGTCGGTTGTCGATTGCGATAAGCATGTCAATGACTTTAAAAGCTTAGAACATATCGAATCTGACATAAACAATAGCTGTTTTAGCGTCAATTCACTGGTTCAACATCCTTTGCGACTCGATTATCACAGCGTTAAACATTTGGCGTGTGAATTAAAAGGGCTAGGTGCCAATCACGTCGCCGATAAATCTCGTAAAGGTTTATCAGGTCGACATGCATGGCTAAATATGGTCAACGCTTATGAAGCGATATGTGTCGATAATAGCAGTATTGTCGCGACCTACCAGTTATGTTTAGCTCACTTAACCAAACCGTTAACCAGTAAAGCTTAA
- the asnS gene encoding asparagine--tRNA ligase, whose protein sequence is MSVASITDVLAGKSPVGETVTVQGWIRTRRDSKAGISFLAIHDGSCFDPIQAVVPNDLDNYENEVLKLTTGSSVEVSGILVESQGKGQSFEIQATDVKVLGLVDDPETYPMAAKRHSIEFLREHAHLRARTNIGGAVTRVRNCLAQAIHRFMHQKGYYWIATPLITGSDTEGAGEMFRVSTLDMENLPRDEKGAIDYKEDFFGKETFLTVSGQLNVETYACALSKVYTFGPTFRAENSNTSRHLAEFWMVEPEIAFADLSDAATLAEEMLRYVFKAVLEERADDIAFFQQRVDKTVVDRLNSVVNSDFVRMDYTDAIDILLNSGKKFENKVEWGVDLNSEHERYLSEEHVGGPVVLQNYPKDIKAFYMRLNDDGKTVAAMDVLAPGIGEIIGGSQREERLDVLDARLEEMGLDKEDYSWYRDLRRYGTVPHAGFGLGFERLVAYATGISNVRDTIPFPRAPKTAEF, encoded by the coding sequence ATGTCAGTTGCTTCAATTACTGATGTGTTAGCGGGTAAATCACCAGTTGGTGAAACCGTTACAGTCCAAGGCTGGATCCGTACTCGTCGTGATTCAAAAGCCGGTATTTCTTTTCTAGCCATTCATGATGGATCGTGTTTCGATCCTATTCAGGCGGTTGTGCCAAATGACCTTGATAATTATGAAAATGAAGTATTAAAGCTAACAACAGGTAGTTCGGTTGAAGTATCGGGTATCTTGGTCGAGTCTCAAGGTAAAGGTCAATCTTTCGAAATCCAAGCAACCGACGTTAAGGTGCTTGGTTTGGTAGATGACCCTGAGACTTACCCAATGGCAGCCAAACGTCATTCGATTGAATTCCTTCGCGAACACGCACACCTCCGTGCCCGTACCAATATTGGTGGCGCAGTAACACGTGTGCGTAACTGTTTAGCACAAGCGATTCACCGCTTTATGCATCAAAAAGGTTACTACTGGATTGCAACGCCGTTAATTACCGGTTCAGATACCGAAGGTGCTGGTGAGATGTTCCGTGTTTCAACGTTAGACATGGAAAACCTACCTCGCGACGAAAAAGGCGCCATCGATTATAAAGAAGACTTTTTTGGTAAAGAAACCTTCTTAACCGTATCAGGGCAACTGAACGTTGAAACCTACGCATGTGCCCTTTCAAAGGTTTACACCTTTGGTCCAACATTCCGTGCGGAAAACTCAAACACCTCTCGTCATTTGGCAGAGTTTTGGATGGTTGAGCCGGAGATCGCGTTTGCCGATCTAAGCGATGCGGCAACATTAGCCGAAGAAATGCTGCGTTATGTCTTTAAAGCGGTACTTGAAGAACGTGCTGATGACATCGCCTTCTTCCAACAACGTGTCGATAAAACCGTGGTTGATCGCTTAAATTCTGTGGTCAACTCTGACTTTGTACGCATGGACTATACCGATGCCATCGATATTTTGCTTAACTCAGGCAAGAAGTTCGAAAACAAAGTTGAATGGGGTGTTGACCTAAACTCTGAGCACGAGCGTTACTTGTCTGAAGAGCACGTTGGCGGTCCAGTGGTATTGCAAAACTACCCGAAAGACATCAAAGCCTTCTACATGCGTTTGAATGACGACGGCAAAACCGTTGCAGCAATGGATGTACTTGCCCCAGGAATTGGTGAAATCATTGGTGGCTCTCAACGTGAAGAACGTTTAGACGTACTTGATGCTCGCCTTGAAGAAATGGGCTTAGATAAAGAAGATTACAGTTGGTACCGCGATTTACGTCGCTACGGCACGGTACCTCATGCTGGTTTTGGTCTTGGTTTTGAACGTTTGGTTGCTTACGCAACTGGTATCAGTAATGTACGTGATACTATCCCGTTCCCTCGCGCGCCAAAAACCGCTGAGTTCTAA
- the bioA gene encoding adenosylmethionine--8-amino-7-oxononanoate transaminase: MTKKYTELLRFDQNHLWHPYTSMTQPLASYMVESAEGVYLTLCGQGLDKPTKVIDGMSSWWSVVHGYNHPIINNAIKAQVDKFSHVMFGGLTHEAAIELGQKLVDITPDGLDKVFLADSGSVAVEVAMKMAIQYQHSLGKANKAKFITIKNGYHGDTFAAMSVCDPVNGMHQLFSGFIAENVFADAPQIGFDQRWDDSDIASLKQQLDEHHESIAALILEPVVQGAGGMRFYHPEYLRQCRTLCDQYGILLIADEIATGFGRTGKLFACEHANISPDIMCLGKAITGGYMTLAATLCSADVANTISEGDAGVFMHGPTFMGNPLACAAANASLDLLMSTDWQTKVQHIEASLKQALLPLNDHVNVANARVLGAIGVIEANYPVDMAIIQQKFIEHGVWIRPFGKLIYIMPPFVISEQQLAQLTKALCQVIDDDAVFNKG, encoded by the coding sequence ATGACTAAAAAATATACAGAATTATTACGTTTTGATCAAAACCATTTGTGGCATCCTTATACATCGATGACGCAACCTTTAGCTTCTTATATGGTAGAAAGTGCCGAAGGCGTCTATCTAACGCTTTGCGGCCAGGGGTTGGATAAACCAACTAAGGTTATCGACGGTATGTCGTCTTGGTGGTCCGTTGTTCACGGTTATAATCACCCGATCATCAATAACGCCATCAAAGCACAAGTTGATAAATTTTCCCACGTTATGTTTGGCGGTTTAACCCATGAAGCTGCTATCGAACTCGGTCAAAAGTTGGTTGACATCACCCCTGACGGACTGGATAAAGTATTTCTCGCCGATAGTGGCTCAGTTGCGGTCGAAGTTGCAATGAAAATGGCGATTCAATATCAGCACAGTTTAGGTAAAGCCAACAAAGCCAAATTCATCACGATTAAGAATGGCTATCATGGCGATACCTTTGCCGCCATGTCCGTGTGCGATCCAGTAAACGGTATGCACCAGTTGTTTAGTGGTTTTATTGCCGAAAACGTGTTTGCCGATGCGCCGCAAATAGGCTTCGACCAACGCTGGGATGACAGTGATATCGCCTCGCTTAAACAACAGTTAGATGAGCATCACGAGTCGATAGCGGCTCTTATACTAGAGCCTGTCGTACAAGGCGCAGGCGGAATGCGCTTTTATCATCCAGAATACCTACGCCAATGCCGCACTTTGTGTGATCAATACGGTATCTTGCTTATTGCCGATGAAATTGCCACCGGATTTGGTAGAACCGGGAAGCTGTTTGCGTGTGAACACGCCAACATTAGCCCGGACATCATGTGTTTAGGCAAAGCCATCACCGGTGGCTATATGACATTGGCCGCGACGCTTTGCAGCGCGGACGTGGCCAACACCATCAGTGAAGGTGATGCCGGTGTGTTTATGCATGGGCCGACCTTTATGGGGAACCCTTTGGCGTGCGCAGCAGCAAATGCCAGTCTAGACCTTCTTATGTCAACGGATTGGCAAACCAAGGTACAACACATTGAAGCGTCATTAAAACAGGCACTATTGCCGTTAAATGATCATGTTAATGTCGCTAATGCTCGGGTATTAGGGGCGATTGGTGTTATTGAAGCCAACTACCCTGTTGATATGGCGATTATTCAACAAAAATTCATTGAACATGGCGTTTGGATAAGACCTTTTGGTAAATTAATATATATCATGCCGCCATTTGTGATCAGTGAGCAACAATTGGCGCAGCTAACCAAGGCGTTATGTCAGGTGATCGATGATGATGCGGTGTTTAACAAAGGCTAA
- a CDS encoding efflux RND transporter periplasmic adaptor subunit: MVSELCQQAITNISFTLQLEVNDMDRKIERKAKPWGKIAFIVLTIASVAVISKLYSAQTSGKSLAIEQQNITVSKVSYGTFEDFIPIRSKVTPLKTVYLDAVEGGRVEKVLIEDGAMVEQGQAIVQLSNTQLQLDVMRNEAAVTEQLNNMRSIELSLEQNKLSHKRNLIEIDYQIKRLTRQVERERVVFEKGSISDNALRENEDLLEYYINRRQVTLESQKTDALMQAQQLQFLQETGHRLEESLRFARANMDNLNMKAPVVGKLSGFNIEVGQSIQRGERIGQIDDPSSFKLQAMVDEFYLERVDLGQIATITRNGTNYGLTIAKIYPQVNNGQFRIDLTFDEHQPSGIRRGQSLQTKLTLGDPSHVALIPNGAFYQDTGGSWIFVVSQDGEHAVKRAVKLGRRNNRFIEVIEGLEVGEQVITSPYSSFIDMSRLNLKS; this comes from the coding sequence ATGGTTAGTGAATTATGCCAACAGGCAATCACCAATATTAGTTTTACTCTACAGCTAGAAGTTAATGACATGGATAGAAAAATAGAAAGAAAAGCAAAACCTTGGGGCAAGATTGCCTTCATCGTCCTAACCATCGCCTCAGTTGCGGTGATTTCTAAACTGTATTCGGCGCAAACGTCGGGTAAGTCGCTTGCCATTGAGCAGCAAAATATTACGGTCTCGAAAGTATCGTACGGCACCTTTGAAGACTTTATTCCAATCCGCTCAAAAGTTACCCCGTTAAAAACCGTTTATCTTGACGCGGTCGAAGGTGGTCGCGTTGAGAAAGTGTTGATTGAAGATGGCGCGATGGTCGAGCAAGGTCAAGCCATTGTGCAATTATCAAATACCCAATTGCAGCTTGATGTTATGCGCAATGAAGCCGCGGTTACCGAGCAGCTCAATAACATGCGCAGTATCGAATTGTCGTTAGAGCAAAACAAGCTTAGCCATAAACGCAACTTGATTGAGATTGATTACCAAATAAAACGCCTTACCCGTCAAGTAGAACGTGAACGCGTGGTATTTGAAAAAGGCAGCATTTCTGATAACGCACTGCGTGAGAATGAAGATCTTCTAGAGTACTACATCAATCGTCGTCAAGTGACGCTTGAGAGCCAAAAAACCGACGCGTTAATGCAAGCACAACAATTACAGTTTCTACAAGAGACTGGCCATCGCCTTGAAGAAAGTTTGCGATTTGCGCGAGCCAATATGGACAACCTAAACATGAAAGCACCTGTTGTCGGCAAGCTATCGGGTTTTAACATCGAAGTCGGTCAGTCGATTCAACGCGGTGAGCGCATTGGTCAAATCGACGATCCATCGTCGTTTAAGCTGCAGGCTATGGTTGATGAGTTTTACTTAGAACGTGTTGATTTAGGGCAAATCGCAACCATTACCCGCAATGGCACCAATTATGGCCTGACTATCGCCAAGATTTACCCGCAAGTAAATAATGGGCAGTTCCGTATCGATTTAACCTTTGATGAACATCAACCTAGCGGCATCCGTCGCGGTCAATCTTTGCAAACCAAATTAACCCTTGGTGATCCAAGCCATGTCGCTTTGATCCCTAATGGTGCTTTTTATCAAGATACCGGCGGTTCATGGATATTTGTTGTCAGCCAAGACGGTGAGCACGCGGTTAAACGCGCAGTGAAGTTAGGTCGACGCAACAACCGCTTTATTGAAGTTATTGAAGGACTTGAGGTGGGCGAGCAAGTCATCACCTCTCCTTACTCCAGTTTTATCGACATGAGTCGCTTAAATCTTAAATCTTAA
- a CDS encoding ABC transporter ATP-binding protein, translated as MLHLENLSKRFQTEDVETTALNKINLEIKRGEFVAIMGPSGCGKSTLLNTIGMLDTASDGSYFFDGEDIAKYSESLLANIRKQHVGFIFQSFNLIDELSVQENVELALLYHDISKQERKKRVSEVLAKVGIDHRAKHMPSQLSGGQQQRVAVARAVVGDQSIILADEPTGNLDSEHGREVMEMLQQLNKEGTTIIMVTHSPSHAEYASRIVNLLDGKILPQELKAVV; from the coding sequence ATGTTACATCTAGAAAACTTAAGCAAACGCTTTCAAACCGAAGACGTAGAAACAACCGCACTAAATAAAATTAACCTAGAAATAAAGCGCGGTGAGTTCGTTGCCATTATGGGACCAAGTGGTTGTGGAAAATCAACGCTACTTAATACCATTGGCATGTTAGATACCGCCAGCGATGGCAGCTATTTCTTTGATGGCGAAGATATTGCCAAGTACTCAGAAAGCTTACTGGCCAATATACGCAAACAACATGTCGGCTTTATTTTTCAAAGTTTTAACTTAATTGATGAATTAAGCGTGCAAGAAAACGTTGAACTTGCCCTGCTTTATCATGACATTTCAAAACAAGAGCGTAAAAAGCGCGTCAGTGAAGTATTGGCGAAAGTCGGTATTGATCATCGTGCCAAACACATGCCGAGTCAGTTATCTGGTGGTCAACAACAACGTGTGGCTGTAGCCAGAGCGGTTGTTGGTGACCAAAGCATCATCCTTGCCGATGAGCCAACCGGTAACCTAGATAGTGAGCACGGTCGTGAAGTGATGGAAATGTTACAACAACTTAATAAAGAAGGTACCACCATCATTATGGTGACTCACTCTCCATCTCATGCGGAATATGCCAGTCGTATCGTTAATTTACTTGATGGCAAGATCCTACCTCAAGAGCTTAAAGCTGTCGTATAA
- the bioD gene encoding dethiobiotin synthase — translation MNQKFFITATDTDAGKTLFATALIQGLVQRQKKVQAFKPVSAGCERVNGELVNGDAKSLFYAANMGQSIQSINPIAYQEPIAPHIAAASSGESITVSKIQQHFQSLTSKRADYIVTEGAGGWRLPLGNGESLADFAIAENMQVIMVVGMKLGCLNHALLTYQAIKADGLNVVGWVANRLTQPAMPYIEENIAELARLVDAPLLADIGYVENVADAVNCIQYELLDLRVDTSSLNVKNS, via the coding sequence ATGAATCAAAAGTTTTTTATTACCGCAACCGACACGGATGCCGGCAAGACGTTGTTTGCCACGGCATTGATCCAAGGCTTAGTGCAGCGCCAGAAAAAGGTTCAGGCATTTAAACCCGTATCTGCTGGCTGTGAGCGTGTTAATGGTGAGCTTGTTAATGGCGATGCCAAGAGTTTATTTTATGCCGCCAATATGGGGCAGAGCATACAGTCCATTAATCCCATAGCGTATCAAGAGCCTATTGCCCCACACATTGCCGCAGCCAGTTCTGGTGAGTCGATCACAGTAAGTAAAATCCAACAGCATTTTCAATCATTAACGTCGAAGCGTGCTGATTATATCGTTACCGAAGGGGCTGGTGGTTGGCGGTTACCACTCGGCAATGGCGAGTCATTGGCCGATTTTGCTATCGCCGAAAATATGCAAGTCATTATGGTTGTTGGCATGAAGCTTGGCTGTTTAAACCATGCGTTATTAACGTATCAAGCGATTAAAGCAGACGGCTTGAACGTTGTCGGTTGGGTAGCAAATCGGTTAACGCAACCGGCAATGCCCTATATTGAAGAGAATATCGCCGAGTTAGCCCGCTTAGTTGATGCACCTTTATTGGCTGATATTGGCTACGTAGAAAACGTAGCAGACGCGGTAAACTGTATTCAATATGAGTTACTCGATTTGAGAGTCGACACAAGCTCTTTGAATGTCAAAAACAGCTAG
- the bioB gene encoding biotin synthase BioB gives MSTHSEIRNNWTLAQVNALFDMPFNDLMFQAQTVHRQHFNPNEVQVSTLLSIKTGACPEDCKYCSQSARYSTDVDKEKLMEVEKVLEAAKKAKAQGSTRFCMGAGWRNPKNRDMPHIVSMVKGVRELGMETCMTLGMLSKEQADTLQEAGLDYYNHNLDTSPEHYNQIITTRTYQDRLDTLDNVRNSGMKVCSGGIVGLGENAVDRASLLMQLANLEKHPDSVPINMLVKIEGTPLADVDDLDHFDFIRCIAVARIMMPKSHVRLSAGREAMNEQMQAMCFMAGANSIFYGCKLLTTGNPEADSDMALFKKLGINTERVQASTEAEQAQQEMDIHTAIVDQKNKDLFYNAG, from the coding sequence ATGTCCACACATTCTGAAATTCGCAACAACTGGACGCTTGCTCAAGTTAATGCATTGTTTGACATGCCTTTTAACGATTTAATGTTTCAAGCGCAAACGGTTCATCGTCAACACTTTAACCCTAATGAAGTGCAAGTTAGTACCTTGTTGTCGATAAAAACCGGTGCCTGCCCAGAAGATTGTAAATATTGTTCCCAAAGCGCGCGTTACAGTACCGATGTCGATAAAGAAAAACTCATGGAAGTCGAAAAGGTATTAGAAGCAGCGAAAAAAGCGAAAGCGCAAGGTTCGACACGTTTTTGTATGGGTGCCGGTTGGCGTAACCCTAAAAACCGCGATATGCCACATATCGTTAGCATGGTTAAAGGTGTGCGTGAGCTTGGTATGGAAACCTGTATGACGCTAGGTATGTTATCAAAAGAGCAGGCCGATACACTGCAAGAAGCCGGTTTAGATTATTACAACCATAACTTGGATACCTCGCCTGAGCATTATAACCAAATCATCACCACCAGAACCTATCAAGACCGACTTGATACCCTCGACAACGTTCGTAACAGCGGCATGAAAGTGTGTAGTGGTGGTATTGTTGGTCTAGGCGAAAACGCGGTTGATCGCGCCTCGTTATTGATGCAATTAGCAAACTTAGAAAAACACCCTGACAGTGTACCAATTAATATGTTAGTAAAAATCGAAGGCACGCCACTAGCGGACGTTGATGACTTAGATCATTTCGATTTTATCCGTTGTATCGCCGTCGCGCGTATTATGATGCCAAAATCCCATGTACGTCTATCGGCAGGTCGCGAAGCGATGAATGAACAAATGCAAGCCATGTGTTTTATGGCTGGTGCTAATTCAATCTTTTATGGTTGCAAGTTGCTTACCACGGGTAACCCTGAAGCCGACAGTGATATGGCGTTGTTTAAGAAACTTGGTATTAACACCGAACGCGTACAAGCAAGTACCGAAGCTGAGCAAGCGCAGCAAGAAATGGATATTCATACCGCCATTGTTGATCAGAAAAACAAGGACTTGTTTTACAACGCAGGCTAA
- a CDS encoding aminotransferase class I/II-fold pyridoxal phosphate-dependent enzyme has translation MAFHFIENALLQLHKQGRYRQTTTVANNVGRLITIDDQALLNFSSNDYLGIASNSDVKQAFIDVVNSHGSGSGSASLISGFSSIHAQLQERIADWLGHPKALLFNSGFAANSGVLHALGQPQCDYFLDKLSHASLIDGAFLSKAQSKRFLHNDIERLQTLLSRSTADSKTVVVEGVYSMDGDIAPCTEITALCQQHGANVYVDDAHGIGVLGPQGSGTLNHLGVNKTADVIEVITFGKALGTQGAALVASEDVIDFVTNHSREYIYSTAMPAALAAATLKSIEICQSQHWRREKLQQLTRDFKQKLDSDITLTDSDSAIIGVLCGSEENALYCQQALLERGFFVKAIRPPTVENGKSRLRVTINANHNDNDINELAKHINEVLGSCLTK, from the coding sequence ATGGCGTTTCATTTTATAGAAAATGCCTTACTGCAATTGCACAAACAAGGGCGTTATCGACAAACAACGACCGTTGCTAATAATGTAGGTCGATTGATCACGATTGATGATCAAGCCTTACTTAATTTTAGCAGTAACGATTACCTTGGCATTGCCAGCAACAGTGACGTTAAACAAGCGTTTATTGATGTTGTTAATAGCCACGGTAGCGGTTCTGGCTCCGCCAGTTTGATCAGTGGTTTTTCGTCGATTCACGCACAGCTGCAAGAACGTATCGCAGATTGGTTAGGGCATCCTAAGGCGTTGCTGTTCAACAGCGGTTTCGCAGCCAATAGCGGTGTGTTGCATGCACTCGGTCAGCCACAATGTGATTATTTTCTTGATAAATTAAGTCATGCGTCGTTAATTGATGGTGCCTTCTTGTCAAAAGCGCAAAGTAAGCGCTTTTTACACAATGATATCGAACGATTGCAAACCTTACTTAGCCGCTCCACAGCCGACAGCAAAACCGTTGTTGTTGAAGGGGTATACAGTATGGATGGTGACATCGCACCATGTACGGAGATCACAGCGTTATGTCAACAACATGGCGCCAACGTATATGTTGATGATGCGCACGGTATCGGTGTGTTAGGTCCACAAGGTAGTGGTACATTAAATCATTTAGGCGTGAACAAAACAGCCGATGTTATCGAGGTTATTACCTTTGGCAAAGCATTGGGCACTCAAGGTGCGGCTTTGGTTGCAAGCGAAGACGTTATCGACTTTGTCACCAATCATAGCCGCGAGTATATTTACTCAACCGCAATGCCAGCTGCATTAGCCGCAGCGACATTAAAAAGTATCGAGATTTGTCAGTCACAACATTGGCGACGAGAAAAGTTGCAGCAATTAACACGCGACTTTAAACAAAAACTAGATTCAGACATTACACTCACCGACAGTGATAGCGCCATTATTGGTGTATTATGCGGTAGTGAAGAAAACGCACTTTACTGTCAACAAGCGTTATTGGAGCGAGGTTTTTTTGTTAAAGCAATCCGCCCACCAACCGTCGAAAACGGCAAGTCAAGGTTACGCGTAACCATTAACGCAAACCATAATGATAATGATATCAATGAGTTAGCAAAACATATAAATGAGGTGTTGGGTTCATGCCTGACAAAGTAA